A stretch of the Medicago truncatula cultivar Jemalong A17 chromosome 5, MtrunA17r5.0-ANR, whole genome shotgun sequence genome encodes the following:
- the LOC11406507 gene encoding uncharacterized protein: MMQRLLPKLRSLAVQSLQPSSRRFLHHSLPQPLHSASINPISRPLFNFSPSSLHKSLPSPFSPSLVLQVRHVSSRERKKKRKPMTPVKSKLKKTKMKSYSSYKSRFRLMNDGTFRRWREGKRHNAHLKSKIAKRRLRLPALVPVAYAKVMKKLGFCG, translated from the exons ATGATGCAGAGATTACTCCCAAAACTTCGCTCTCTCGCCGTTCAATCTCTACAACCATCTTCTCGCCGTTTCCTCCACCACTCATTACCACAGCCACTTCACTCCGCTTCCATTAACCCCATTTCTCGCCCTCTCTTCAATTTCTCTCCTTCGTCTCTCCACAAATCTCTCCCTTCTCCATTTTCTCCCTCC TTGGTTCTTCAAGTGAGGCATGTTTCGTCGAgggaaaggaagaagaaaagaaagccaaTGACTCCGGTTAAGTCCAAGCTcaagaaaactaaaatgaaatctTATTC GTCTTACAAGTCGAGGTTCAGATTAATGAATGATGGAACCTTTAGGCGTTGGAGGGAGGGCAAACGTCACAATGCTCATTTGAAG TCAAAGATAGCGAAACGTAGATTGAGATTACCTGCTCTTGTCCCTGTGGCATATGCCAAAGTAATGAAGAAGCTCGGTTTTTGTGGTTAG
- the LOC112421862 gene encoding uncharacterized protein: MKGNTHFLFYLSLFNFSLSFFSSTKHSVNEEGEAIGPSQKIVSKFINFLGSVARMSDLCPLTYTNWKAIPKKKKTIWAYVNKRYIVPEKGQKDVYAIINDAWRRYKWLIKKNHFTKYRNLRERLKNRPDGILEAHFKKLMTYWRYEAIREISHQNAKNIDKQKWRHRAGSISFAVIRERLSK, from the exons Atgaaagg AAATactcattttcttttctatctctctctcttcaacttctccctttcctttttctcttctacCAAACACAGTGTAAATGAAGAAGGAGAGGCCATTGGACCAAGTCAAAAGATAGTTtctaaattcatcaattttttggGATCAGTAGCAAGGATGTCAGATTTATGTCCTCTTACTTACACAAATTGGAAGGCTAtaccaaagaagaagaagactaTATGGGCCTATGTCAAT AAAAGATACATTGTTCCAGAAAAAGGACAGAAGGATGTATATGCTATTATAAATGATGCTTGGAGGCGGTATAAATGgttgattaagaaaaatcattttactaAGTATAGAAACTTGCGTGAGCGGCTGAAAAACCGTCCAGACGGCATACTTGAAGCACACTTTAAGAAATTAATGACTTATTGGAGATATGAAGCTATTCGA GAAATCAGTCATCAAAATGCTAAGAATATAGATAAACAAAAATGGAGACATCGAGCGGGTTCCATAAGCTTTGCTGTCATAAGGGAAagattgagtaaatag
- the LOC11406508 gene encoding 4-coumarate--CoA ligase-like 6, whose amino-acid sequence MAANFNCDMPQNTITHPSWYSPKTGIYNSIHSPRSLPTDPFLDVVCFIFSHPHDGVLALIDSLSGTSISYSNLLTLVKSLASGLHKMGVSQGDVVLLLLPNSIYYPIALLSVMYLGAVVTPLNPLSSVDEIRKRVNDCGVSFAFTIPENVKKLEPLGIPIISVPENEKDLKHACFSCFFNLISGNFVLPQKSVIKQEDTAAILFSSGTTGVSKGVVLTHRNLIAMVELSARFEASKYEYSSSKNVYLDVLPMFHLYGLSLFATGLLSLGSTIVVMRKFDIDETIRVIDKYNVTHFHVVPPILTALTAKAKGVNGSKLQSLRQVGSSAAPLTTKAINDFVQAFPHVDFIQGYGMTESGTVGACGFNTEKFRNYSSLGLLAPNMEAKVVDWNSGAFLPPGRSGELWLRGPSTMKGYLNNEEATMSTVDKDGWLHTGDIVYFDQDGYLYLSDRLKEFIKYKGFQIPPADLEAVLILHPEIADVAVTGAKDEEAGEIPVAFVVKKVGSVLSPKDVIDFVAKQVAPFKKVRKVVFTDKIPRSVTGKILRKQLRNCLPSKL is encoded by the exons ATGGCTGCAAATTTCAACTGTGACATGCCACAAAATACCATCACTCACCCTTCTTGGTATTCACCAAAAACCGGAATTTACAATAGTATACACTCTCCTAGGAGCCTTCCGACCGACCCTTTTCTCGACGTTGTATGCTTCATTTTTTCTCATCCTCATGACGGGGTTTTAGCCCTTATTGATTCCTTATCTGGGACTTCCATTTCTTACTCAAATTTGTTAACTTTAGTCAAATCCTTGGCTTCTGGTCTTCATAAAATGGGTGTTTCACAAGGTGATGTTGTTTTGCTTTTACTTCCCAATTCAATTTACTATCCTATTGCATTATTGAGTGTTATGTATCTAGGTGCTGTTGTTACACCATTGAATCCTCTTAGTAGTGTTGATGAAATTCGTAAGCGGGTTAATGACTGTGGTGTGAGTTTTGCTTTTACTATACCTGAAAATGTAAAGAAATTAGAACCATTAGGCATTCCTATTATTTCTGTGCCAGAAAATGAAAAGGATTTGAAGCATGCTTGTTTCTCATGTTTTTTTAACCTGATTTCTGGTAACTTTGTTTTGCCTCAAAAGTCGGTTATTAAACAAGAAGACACTGCTGCTATATTGTTTTCTTCTGGTACTACTGGTGTGAGCAAAGGAGTTGTTTTAACTCATAGAAATCTTATTGCTATGGTTGAGCTTTCGGCAAGGTTTGAAGCTTCTAAATATGAATACTCTAGTTCCAAAAATGTGTATCTAGATGTTTTGCCGATGTTCCATTTATATGGTTTATCTCTATTTGCTACGGGATTATTGTCATTGGGTTCTACAATCGTTGTAATGCGGAAATTTGACATTGATGAGACTATTAGGGTGATCGATAAATATAATGTTACACACTTTCATGTTGTTCCACCGATATTGACGGCATTGACAGCGAAGGCAAAGGGTGTAAATGGAAGTAAGTTGCAGAGTTTGAGACAGGTCGGTTCTAGTGCAGCGCCTTTAACCACAAAAGCTATAAATGATTTTGTCCAAGCTTTCCCTCATGTTGATTTTATACAG GGTTATGGAATGACTGAGTCGGGCACAGTAGGAGCATGCGGTTTCAATACAGAAAAATTTCGCAACTATTCCTCGCTAGGGTTGTTAGCTCCAAACATGGAGGCAAAAGTGGTAGATTGGAATAGTGGTGCTTTTTTGCCCCCAGGCAGAAGTGGTGAGCTTTGGTTGAGAGGGCCTTCAACCATGAAAG GATACTTGAATAATGAGGAAGCTACAATGTCAACAGTTGATAAAGATGGTTGGCTACATACTGGAgatattgtttattttgatcAAGATGGATATTTATATTTGTCTGACCGCTTGAAAGAATTTATCAAATACAAGGGCTTTCag ATTCCTCCTGCTGATTTAGAAGCTGTTTTAATTTTGCATCCTGAAATAGCTGATGTCGCCGTTACAGG tgcaaaggatgaagaagcTGGGGAGATTCCAGTGGCATTTGTGGTCAAGAAGGTTGGAAGTGTACTTTCTCCAAAGGATGTTATCGATTTCGTTGCTAAGCAG GTTGCTCCATTCAAGAAGGTTCGCAAAGTGGTCTTCACCGACAAGATTCCGAGGTCTGTGACTGGGAAGATACTCCGAAAGCAACTCAGAAACTGCTTGCCTTCTAAACTCTAA
- the LOC11411106 gene encoding CSC1-like protein At1g32090, giving the protein MATLQDIGVSAAINILSAFAFLLAFALLRIQPINDRVYFPKWYISGGRSNPRSSANFVGKFVNLNFKTYLTFLNWMPQALRMSETEIINHAGLDSAVFLRIYTLGLKMFIPVTIVALLILIPVNVSSGTLFFLRRELVVSDIDKLSISNVPPKSLRFFVHIGLEYMLTIWICFLLYKEYDNVALMRLHFLASQRRRVEQFTVVVRNVPHISGHSVSDSVDSFFKTNHPDHYIGHQAVYNANRFAKFVRKRDRLQNWLDYYRIKFQKHPDTRPTVKTGCLGLWGRKVDAIEYYDQHVKELDKLMTLERQKIIKDPKSILPVAFLSFNSRWAASVCAQTQQSKNPTLWLTDWAPEPRDIYWQNLSIPFVSLTVRKLVITLSVFALVFFYMIPIAFVQSLANLDGLEKVAPFLRPVIELKFIKSFLQGFLPGLALKIFLYILPTVLMIMSKIEGYIALSTLERKTAAKYYYFMLVNVFLGSIITGTAFEQLHAFLHQSPTQIPRTIGVSIPMKATFFITYIMVDGWAGIAGEILRLKPLVIYHLKNMFIVKTERDRGKAMDPGSVEFPETLPSLQLYFLLGIVYAVMTPILLPFILVFFAFAYLVYRHQIINVYHQQYESAAAFWPQVHSRIIASLILSQILLFGLLSTKKAVKSTPLLIMLPILTFAFHKYCKRRFEPAFRKYPVEEAMAKDILEKTTEPDLNIKAYLADSYLHPILRSFEVEEEELVELETVEVRVDKHQTHHVASPILSEPGSPSPPHHVHQHQHQPSPPHYNDYPLPPEYYYHPTSPTHYAYQYQNQP; this is encoded by the exons atggCAACTCTTCAAGACATTGGTGTCTCAGCAGCTATCAACATACTCTCAGCCTTTGCATTCTTGTTAGCATTTGCTTTGCTAAGAATTCAACCAATCAATGACAGAGTTTATTTCCCTAAATGGTATATTAGTGGTGGCAGAAGCAATCCAAGAAGCTCTgcaaattttgttggaaaatttgTTAATCTTAATTTCAAGACTTATTTGACTTTTCTTAATTGGATGCCTCAAGCTTTGAGAATGAGTGAGACTGAAATTATTAATCATGCTGGTCTTGATTCTGCTGTTTTTCTCAGAATTTACACTCTTGG CTTAAAGATGTTTATTCCGGTGACAATTGTGGCACTCCTCATTCTTATTCCAGTCAATGTATCAAGTGGGACATTATTTTTCCTAAGAAGAGAATTGGTCGTGAGTGATATCGATAAACTCTCGATATCAAATGTTCCGCCTAAATCTTTAAG attttttgttCACATAGGATTGGAATACATGTTAACAATATGGATTTGTTTTCTGCTCTACAAGGAGTATGATAATGTAGCTTTAATGAGATTGCATTTCTTGGCCTCACAACGCAGGCGTGTAGAGCAATTTACG GTAGTTGTCAGGAATGTCCCTCATATTTCTGGTCACTCGGTATCAGATAGTGTGGACAGCTTCTTTAAAACAAACCACCCAGATCATTATATTGGACACCAG GCTGTCTACAATGCAAATAGATTCGCTAAATTTGTGAGAAAAAGAGATAGACTTCAAAATTGGCTGGACTATTACCGGATCAAGTTTCAGAAACATCCTGATACAAGGCCAACTGTCAAG ACTGGATGTTTAGGGCTTTGGGGTAGGAAAGTTGATGCTATCGAGTACTATGACCAACATGTTAAGGAACTTGATAAACTG ATGACATTGGAGCGCcagaaaattataaaagatcctaaatctattttGCCAGTGGCTTTTCTTTCATTCAATTCACGTTGGGCAGCATCAGTATGTGCACAAACCCAACAAAGCAAAAATCCTACACTTTGGTTGACCGATTGGGCTCCAGAGCCACGTGACATATATTGGCAAAACTTGTCCATACCATTTGTTTCTTTAACTGTCCGTAAACTTGTAATAACGTTGTCGGTGTTTGCCTTGGTATTCTTCTACATGATTCCCATTGCTTTTGTTCAATCCCTTGCAAATTTGGATGGTCTTGAAAAAGTTGCTCCTTTCCTCAGACCAGTGATAGAGTT GAAATTCATCAAGTCCTTTCTACAAGGTTTTCTTCCTGGTTTGGcccttaaaatatttttatatattctaccAACAGTTCTGATGATTATGTCAAAAATTGAGGGATATATTGCATTATCAACTCTCGAGCGGAAAACAGCAGCaaaatattattactttatgCTGGTGAATGTTTTCTTGGGAAGCATAATAACTGGAACTGCATTTGAACAACTGCATGCTTTTCTTCATCAGTCACCTACACA AATTCCTAGAACAATTGGAGTTTCCATTCCAATGAAGGCTACCTTCTTTATAACTTACATAATGGTTGATGGCTGGGCTGGAATTGCTGGTGAGATTCTCAGATTAAAGCCATTGGTTATATATCATCTTAAGAACATGTTCATAGTTAAAACCGAGAGAGATCGAGGAAAGGCCATGGATCCAGGGAGTGTGGAGTTTCCCGAAACTCTTCCGAGCCTTCAACTATATTTCCTTCTTGGTATTGTGTATGCTGTGATGACTCCAATCCTTCTTCCTTTCATACTTGTCTTCTTCGCCTTTGCATATTTGGTTTACCGTCATCAG ATAATCAATGTCTACCATCAACAATATGAAAGCGCTGCTGCATTTTGGCCACAAGTTCACAGCCGCATCATCGCAAGCTTAATACTATCCCAGATTCTTCTGTTTGGCTTGCTTAGCACAAAAAAGGCAGTGAAGTCTACACCTTTGCTTATAATGTTACCAATATTGACATTTGCATTTCACAAGTACTGCAAGAGACGTTTTGAGCCAGCATTTAGGAAGTACCCTGTTGAG GAAGCAATGGCTAAGGATATACTAGAGAAAACCACAGAACCTGACCTAAACATAAAGGCATATTTAGCAGATTCTTACTTGCATCCAATCTTAAGATCGTTCgaagttgaagaagaggaaCTGGTTGAACTAGAAACGGTTGAAGTAAGAGTAGATAAACACCAAACTCATCATGTTGCTAGTCCAATATTGAGTGAGCCTGGTTCACCTTCACCACCACATCATGTCCATCAACACCAACATCAACCTTCACCACCTCATTACAATGACTACCCTTTACCTCCTGAGTATTATTACCATCCTACCTCCCCTACTCATTATGCCTATCAATATCAAAATCAACCTTGA
- the LOC11406506 gene encoding uncharacterized protein has translation MKEVTVEAEGGVLGHGHGHGHGQGGVAASEVAKGNNNNTTRPDLHNRAVKILRAREAYNGYEEVGEKPSRFETFGWYLYEFCFYFVQTVLVPVVFPLIISQLQSPPTVSLQEWNKTHPGTHCSQKEFHLYNKLTGHTISSKFSALEWTSIAWATGLAIAAPILGFLSFHLDGNFPKLITVAATGVGVFFCLPAGFFKVTGIFIPYIAGIIAASTVANAAHTQHLGLMIRAFTGTTLKKAQFFIRQGVSSRLSLHATAAGCFGGALISSFTYHMIHELDENKSDIMSLWVVSIFSGLIWLVGILHLATATSRTTDSISFSSRLHPFSIFKYPHAIGGLASVFLASFTTMAIFMGGVIFIVGQLCIRPLHLLLFWLTYFLFPLVSLSLLQPLLRVIKMNSVKMQIVGFFFSLLSSGFGFYYGHSHWKWGHLVLFGAIQSTSTGILHAFGRVLVLDCAPSGKEGAFSIWYAWMRAAGLCVGFTVGSVGPGRIRTSFGVAFCTAIAGIVVLLFGNISDAGGAVAAGNVSDDSERSSPVVSGLDSKEAARV, from the exons ATGAAAGAGGTAACCGTTGAAGCTGAAGGTGGTGTCCTTGGCCATGGACATGGTCATGGTCATGGTCAAGGTGGTGTAGCAGCATCAGAAGTTGCTAAAGGTAACAACAACAATACTACTAGACCTGACTTACACAACAGAGCTGTGAAGATTTTAAGAGCTAGAGAAGCTTATAATGGTTATGAAGAAGTTGGTGAAAAACCTTCTAGATTTGAAACTTTTGGTTGGTATCTTTATGAGTTTTGCTTCTACTTTGTTCAAACTGTACTTGTTCCTGTTGTCTTTCCTCTCATTATCAGTCAGCTTCAAAGTCCCCCTACTGTTTCACTTCAAGAATGGAACAAAACTCATCCTGGCACTCACTGCTCTCAAAAGGAATTTCATTT GTATAACAAACTCACTGGACACACCATAAGTTCAAAGTTTTCAGCATTGGAATGGACATCAATTGCTTGGGCTACAGGTCTAGCCATAGCTGCACCAATTCTTGGCTTCCTTTCCTTCCACCTCGACGGAAATTTCCCGAAACTCATCACTGTTGCAGCAACAGGTGTAGGAGTTTTCTTCTGTCTCCCAGCTGGATTCTTCAAAGTCACAGGCATCTTCATTCCCTACATTGCTGGCATCATAGCAGCCAGCACAGTCGCGAATGCAGCTCACACACAGCATCTCGGCCTCATGATCCGCGCCTTCACTGGAACAACTCTCAAGAAAGCACAGTTTTTCATTAGACAAGGTGTTTCATCCCGCCTCTCGCTTCATGCTACTGCTGCtggttgttttggtggtgcTTTGATTTCATCTTTCACTTACCATATGATACACGAACTTGATGAAAATAAGAGTGATATTATGAGTCTTTGGGTTGTTTCGATTTTCAGTGGATTAATTTGGCTTGTTGGGATCTTGCATTTAGCTACAGCTACAAGTAGAACCACTGATTCGATCTCATTTTCGTCGAGGCTGCACCCTTTTTCCATCTTCAAATATCCTCATGCTATTGGCGGTCTTGCTAGTGTTTTCCTTGCATCATTCACAACAATGGCGATTTTCATGGGTGGTGTGATTTTCATTGTTGGACAGCTTTGCATCAGGCCATTGCATTTGCTTTTGTTCTGGTTAACCTATTTCCTATTCCCACTCGTTTCATTGTCGCTGCTACAACCTTTGCTGCGCGTGATTAAGATGAACTCAGTGAAAATGCAGATTGTTGGCTTCTTTTTCTCGCTTCTGTCGTCCGGGTTTGGATTCTATTACGGACACAGTCACTGGAAATGGGGACACTTGGTTCTTTTTGGCGCCATTCAGAGCACATCAACAGGGATTTTGCACGCTTTTGGAAGGGTTTTGGTGTTGGATTGTGCTCCATCGGGAAAAGAAGGTGCTTTCTCTATATGGTATGCTTGGATGAGAGCTGCAGGGTTGTGTGTCGGGTTCACAGTTGGTTCAGTTGGGCCAGGACGGATTAGGACTTCGTTCGGAGTTGCTTTTTGCACTGCTATTGCTGGAATTGTTGTGCTACTTTTTGGAAACATCAGTGATGCTGGTGGTGCTGTTGCTGCAGGGAATGTAAGTGATGATAGCGAGAGAAGTTCTCCTGTGGTTTCTGGTTTAGATTCGAAAGAAGCTGCCCGAGTTTGA
- the LOC11410073 gene encoding 4-coumarate--CoA ligase-like 6, with product MATNWNFFSIPNSTITYPHWYSPKPGIYSSLQSPRNLPTDPFLDVVSFIFSHPHDGVLALIDSSSGTSISYSNLLTLVKSLASGLHKMGVSQGDVVLLLLPNSIYYPIVLLSVMYLGAVVTPLNPFSSVGEIRKQVKECRVSFSFTIPENIKKLESLGIPVIAVPENEMDLKHDCFSCFYNLTYGKFYSIKKNLIYGDFDLPQRPVIKQEDTAGILYSSGTTGVSKGVVLTHRNLIAMVELFVRFEASQYDYSSSKTVHLAVLPMFHLYGLALFATGLLSLGSTIVVIRKYDIDEAIRAIDKYKVTHFHVVPMMLSALTAKAKDGNGSKLQSLRHVSCGAEPLSKGAIKDFVQAFPNVDFIQGYGMTESGAVGTRGFNTDKFHNYSSLGLLAPNIEAKVVDWKSGTFLPPGLSGELWLRGPSIMKGYLNNEEATMSTIDKDGWIHTGDIVYFDQDGYLYMSGRLKDIIKYKGFQIAPADLEALLISHPEIVDAAVTAGKVDVAGEIPVAFVVKKVGSVLSSQHVIDYVAKQVAPYKKVRKVVFTDKIPRSATGKILRKELRNCLTSKL from the exons ATGGCTACAAactggaattttttttctatccCCAACAGCACTATCACTTACCCTCATTGGTATTCACCAAAACCTGGAATTTACAGCAGTTTACAGTCTCCTAGGAACCTTCCAACAGACCCTTTTCTCGATGttgtttccttcattttttctcACCCTCATGACGGGGTTTTAGCCCTTATTGATTCCTCATCTGGGACTTCCATTTCTTACTCAAATTTGTTAACTTTAGTCAAATCCTTGGCTTCTGGTCTTCATAAAATGGGTGTTTCACAAGGTGATGTTGTTTTGCTTTTACTTCCAAATTCAATTTACTATCCTATTGTACTATTGAGTGTTATGTATCTAGGTGCTGTTGTTACACCATTGAATCCTTTTAGTAGTGTTGGCGAAATTCGTAAGCAGGTTAAGGAGTGTCGTGTGAGCTTTTCTTTTACTATACCTGAAAATATCAAGAAGCTAGAGTCATTAGGCATTCCTGTTATTGCTGTGCCAGAAAATGAAATGGATTTGAAGCATGATTGTTTCTCATGTTTTTATAACCTTACTTATGGTAAATTCTATTCAATAAAGAAAAACCTTATTTATGGTGACTTTGATTTGCCTCAAAGGCCGGTTATTAAACAAGAAGACACTGCTGGTATATTATATTCTTCTGGTACTACAGGTGTGAGCAAAGGAGTTGTTTTAACTCATAGAAATCTTATTGCTATGGTTGAGCTTTTTGTGAGGTTTGAAGCTTCTCAATATGATTACTCTAGTTCCAAGACTGTGCATCTAGCTGTTTTGCCTATGTTCCATTTATATGGTTTAGCGCTCTTTGCTACCGGATTATTGTCACTGGGTTCTACAATCGTTGTAATAAGGAAATATGACATTGATGAGGCTATTAGGGCGATTGATAAATATAAAGTTACACACTTTCATGTCGTTCCAATGATGTTGTCGGCATTGACAGCGAAGGCAAAGGATGGTAATGGAAGTAAGTTGCAGAGTTTAAGACATGTCTCTTGCGGTGCAGAGCCTTTGAGCAAAGGAGCTATAAAAGATTTTGTCCAAGCTTTCCCTAATGTTGATTTTATACAG GGTTATGGAATGACTGAGTCGGGCGCAGTAGGAACACGCGGCTTCAATACTGATAAGTTTCACAACTATTCCTCACTAGGGTTGTTAGCTCCAAACATAGAGGCAAAAGTGGTAGATTGGAAAAGTGGTACATTTTTGCCCCCAGGCCTCAGCGGTGAGCTTTGGTTGAGAGGGCCTTCAATTATGAAAG GATACTTGAATAATGAGGAAGCTACAATGTCAACAATTGATAAAGATGGTTGGATACATACTGGAgatattgtttattttgatcAAGATGGATATTTATATATGTCTGGCCGTTTGAAAGACATTATAAAATACAAGGGCTTTCAG ATTGCTCCTGCTGATTTAGAAGCTTTGTTAATTTCGCATCCTGAAATAGTTGATGCCGCCGTTACAGC TGGCAAGGTTGATGTAGCTGGGGAGATTCCAGTGGCATTTGTGGTCAAGAAAGTCGGAAGTGTACTTTCTTCACAGCATGTGATCGATTACGTTGCTAAGCAG GTTGCTCCATACAAAAAGGTTCGGAAAGTGGTCTTCACAGACAAGATACCGAGATCTGCGACTGGGAAAATCCTCCGAAAGGAACTCAGGAATTGCTTGACTTCTAAGCTCTGA